One region of Deinococcus humi genomic DNA includes:
- a CDS encoding competence protein CoiA family protein: MSTLILALNPDGDLVSALTAPKRAKYTCMECGGNLHVKRGPKKAAHFAHDSEDLTGCTGESVTHLAAKRLLRKQLQAELAQESLVKWMQHCSGAQGGCRMRSVLPQGHEVQGMWEVLEEVTHGRYRFDVAVIVSGKAIFGFEVYHRHLVPEQKAADLDVPWLELVAEDILEFKPRVPFRGSHSEQLCSDCHALLQALRERQARDAKRGEQTKKYVAEVTQVQDTWKDVIGAAKKMDEAQRVGRRT; this comes from the coding sequence ATGAGCACCCTGATCCTCGCCCTGAATCCAGACGGCGACTTGGTCAGCGCACTAACTGCACCGAAAAGGGCGAAATACACTTGTATGGAGTGCGGAGGGAACCTTCATGTGAAACGGGGGCCGAAGAAGGCTGCTCACTTCGCGCATGACAGCGAAGACCTAACTGGCTGCACCGGTGAAAGCGTGACCCATCTCGCTGCAAAACGGCTGCTCCGGAAGCAACTTCAGGCTGAACTGGCACAGGAGAGCTTGGTGAAGTGGATGCAGCATTGCTCAGGGGCTCAGGGCGGCTGCCGGATGCGCTCGGTGCTGCCGCAAGGTCACGAAGTTCAGGGGATGTGGGAGGTCCTCGAGGAGGTCACGCATGGCCGGTACCGTTTCGATGTGGCCGTGATCGTTTCAGGGAAGGCCATATTCGGCTTTGAGGTGTATCACCGACACTTGGTGCCGGAGCAGAAGGCGGCCGATCTGGATGTGCCCTGGCTGGAGCTGGTGGCCGAGGACATCCTAGAATTCAAACCCAGGGTGCCTTTCCGGGGGAGTCACAGCGAGCAGCTTTGTTCAGACTGTCATGCGCTTCTCCAGGCGCTGAGAGAACGGCAGGCACGCGATGCGAAACGTGGCGAACAGACCAAGAAGTACGTGGCCGAGGTGACACAAGTGCAGGACACCTGGAAGGACGTCATCGGCGCGGCAAAGAAGATGGATGAGGCCCAGCGGGTCGGCCGCAGAACTTAA
- a CDS encoding VirB4 family type IV secretion system protein — MFNFRRATGPGKTPAPKKRKSETTRDPRTGGSVGSHTETQPYWDIIPDSLDSQDRTGPASMLLEDGTFEIGIVVRPPSRLLMSEQVLDGRHFDLRAVLKLAVPVGERARIYVQKFPARKQDLEAVSKARRAQHANALAAMLVHKRMKLLDDRRIAGELKRWEFYITMTVRPPLPFSKTAPPIESDLKAAVQRCVGRRRDLMNRLAVAGYGVQAMSAQDIKDACFYYNTLDARGGVSAPVILDEHSRLDNIPLVDGEPDSLTIRRQVVLNPAHAEDKAYVVCGSSFVYAVSLYDLPRYTEFGLFQSVAEGITTGDMIFCIEYHHLDRQSEMERLESAQRGLYSAVNSTKYAPSASAMQRNDELKETLRFIGDHKEEFYTAGVSVLLISRTLEQQDEMLNQAVGAFSQFQASRPVMHGYQSIEVYEANAPFNGRRSEFAFKTVESNSVGFFPPIAPFAGVGKPTLVFRNRANGLTVFDPFAAGTSASHFLVVGPTGWGKTYQVGSTLTGLIDAYDPWITIIDRKHDFKDWMLAMGGLHIVLGGKSETTLNPMDLPAGEKRPDEGKLNFLLTLVRNFALPGLDDRMNGEEDTVIVEAFKLTYMAHSQETEPPILSDVHRTLETMSQFSDGHSMTQAQRDMARSVAGRLRRFLGESDWGQVLDRRSNCNTVAKYVYYDLRNIDSNDEKRRKIAMHIISDRVLYTARVAPLEDKKICFIDEMTQQIKTGTDRAYISEWLRLGRAWGLSVGGAMQLPSDTKYMPELQESFNFFWLGKLAKPQHAIENLDLPETIADAISTMGKVDGEYADWLLVYKPEDGDPNGEVLRIEESREFYWLQTSKPADRRLRMAAIKRRAGDILGAVQDLAAGNYPELTDADEANASETPVLSDDDEINAQPAPLADLHALAVNQ, encoded by the coding sequence ATGTTCAACTTCCGCCGAGCAACGGGGCCGGGCAAGACTCCGGCCCCCAAAAAGAGGAAGTCCGAGACCACCCGTGACCCGCGTACGGGCGGTTCTGTTGGGAGCCACACCGAGACGCAACCTTACTGGGACATCATTCCCGACAGTCTGGACTCGCAGGACCGGACCGGGCCAGCCTCCATGCTGCTGGAGGACGGCACGTTTGAAATTGGGATTGTTGTGCGGCCGCCGTCCCGGCTGCTAATGAGTGAGCAGGTGCTTGACGGTCGCCATTTTGACCTTCGGGCCGTGCTCAAGCTCGCTGTTCCGGTAGGCGAACGCGCCCGGATTTACGTGCAAAAGTTTCCTGCCCGCAAACAGGATCTGGAGGCGGTGTCAAAGGCCCGCCGCGCTCAACATGCCAACGCCCTGGCCGCCATGCTGGTGCACAAACGCATGAAGCTGCTGGATGACCGGCGCATTGCCGGCGAGCTGAAGCGCTGGGAGTTCTACATCACCATGACGGTGAGGCCGCCCCTGCCCTTCAGCAAGACAGCGCCACCGATCGAGAGCGACCTGAAAGCCGCTGTGCAGCGCTGCGTGGGCCGCCGCCGTGACCTGATGAACCGCCTGGCCGTGGCCGGATATGGCGTGCAGGCCATGAGCGCCCAGGACATCAAGGACGCTTGCTTCTACTACAACACCCTGGACGCCAGAGGGGGAGTCAGTGCCCCCGTGATCCTGGACGAGCACAGCCGCCTGGACAACATTCCGCTCGTGGACGGCGAGCCTGACTCCCTCACCATCCGCCGCCAGGTCGTGCTCAATCCAGCCCACGCCGAGGACAAGGCCTACGTCGTGTGTGGCAGCAGCTTTGTGTATGCCGTCAGCCTGTACGACCTGCCCCGGTACACCGAGTTCGGTTTGTTTCAATCAGTGGCAGAGGGCATCACCACCGGGGACATGATCTTTTGCATTGAGTACCACCACTTGGATCGGCAGAGTGAGATGGAACGCCTGGAGTCGGCCCAGCGCGGGCTGTATAGCGCGGTGAACAGCACCAAGTATGCCCCGAGTGCCAGTGCAATGCAGCGCAACGACGAGCTGAAGGAAACCCTGCGGTTCATCGGTGACCACAAGGAAGAGTTCTACACGGCGGGCGTCAGTGTCCTGCTGATCAGTCGCACCCTGGAGCAGCAGGACGAGATGCTGAACCAGGCGGTCGGGGCCTTCAGTCAGTTCCAGGCCAGCCGCCCCGTGATGCACGGCTACCAGAGCATCGAGGTGTATGAAGCCAATGCGCCCTTCAATGGACGGCGCAGCGAGTTCGCGTTCAAGACCGTGGAGAGCAACAGTGTGGGTTTCTTTCCCCCTATTGCGCCTTTCGCAGGCGTGGGGAAACCCACGCTGGTCTTTCGCAACCGGGCCAACGGCCTGACTGTCTTTGACCCCTTTGCGGCCGGCACCAGCGCGTCTCACTTCCTGGTCGTCGGGCCAACTGGTTGGGGGAAGACCTATCAGGTGGGTTCCACCCTGACGGGCTTGATCGACGCCTACGATCCGTGGATCACCATTATCGACCGCAAGCATGACTTCAAGGACTGGATGCTGGCGATGGGTGGCCTGCACATCGTGCTTGGAGGTAAGAGCGAAACGACACTGAACCCAATGGATCTCCCAGCAGGTGAGAAGAGGCCCGACGAGGGCAAGCTCAACTTCCTGCTGACGCTGGTGCGCAACTTCGCTCTTCCGGGCCTTGATGACCGGATGAACGGCGAGGAGGACACCGTGATCGTTGAGGCCTTCAAGCTCACCTACATGGCCCACAGCCAGGAAACGGAGCCGCCCATCCTCAGCGACGTGCACAGGACGTTGGAAACCATGTCGCAGTTCAGCGACGGCCACAGCATGACCCAGGCGCAGCGCGACATGGCCCGCTCCGTCGCAGGCCGCCTGCGCCGCTTCCTGGGGGAGAGCGACTGGGGCCAGGTGCTGGACCGCCGGAGCAACTGCAACACCGTGGCGAAGTACGTCTATTACGACCTGCGCAACATCGACTCGAACGACGAGAAGCGCCGCAAGATTGCCATGCACATCATCAGTGACCGGGTGCTTTACACCGCCAGGGTTGCGCCGCTGGAAGACAAGAAGATCTGCTTCATCGACGAGATGACCCAGCAGATCAAGACCGGGACCGACCGGGCGTACATCAGCGAGTGGTTGCGTCTGGGCCGTGCCTGGGGCCTCAGCGTGGGCGGGGCCATGCAGCTGCCGAGCGACACCAAGTACATGCCCGAGTTACAGGAGTCGTTCAACTTCTTCTGGCTGGGCAAGCTCGCCAAACCACAACACGCCATTGAGAACCTCGACCTGCCTGAAACGATTGCTGACGCCATCTCCACGATGGGCAAGGTGGACGGCGAGTATGCCGACTGGCTTCTGGTCTATAAGCCCGAGGACGGCGACCCGAACGGGGAGGTTCTGCGCATCGAGGAGTCCCGCGAGTTCTACTGGCTTCAGACCAGCAAGCCGGCGGACCGCCGCCTGCGTATGGCCGCGATCAAGCGCCGGGCCGGGGACATCCTGGGTGCCGTGCAAGACCTGGCCGCCGGGAATTACCCCGAACTCACCGATGCCGACGAAGCCAACGCCTCCGAAACGCCTGTTCTCTCCGACGACGACGAGATCAACGCGCAGCCTGCGCCGCTCGCGGACCTGCACGCTCTGGCGGTGAATCAATGA
- a CDS encoding HNH endonuclease, producing the protein MKRLSHPATALLRAARAGHGPQFPAVIAGRMVCRQAQKRWYPRRRHPETGKLEYVHRLEAERLLGRPLAQGEVVHHRNGNRHDLRPENLLVLPSQSAHMMLEHRERKAKTGLLPLFSDQELLGL; encoded by the coding sequence GTGAAACGCCTGAGCCACCCCGCCACAGCCCTCCTCCGCGCCGCACGGGCGGGACACGGTCCTCAATTTCCGGCTGTCATCGCCGGGCGAATGGTCTGCCGTCAGGCACAGAAGCGCTGGTACCCACGTCGCCGGCATCCCGAGACTGGGAAGCTGGAGTACGTTCACCGCCTCGAAGCCGAACGTCTGCTGGGCCGGCCACTCGCACAAGGCGAGGTGGTGCACCACCGCAACGGCAACCGCCACGATCTGCGCCCGGAAAACCTGCTGGTGCTCCCTTCGCAGTCGGCACACATGATGCTGGAGCACAGAGAGCGCAAGGCGAAAACTGGCCTGCTTCCCCTGTTCTCCGATCAAGAACTCCTGGGCCTCTGA
- a CDS encoding thioredoxin family protein, translating to MIELGDHNFDQCIQEGFWVVDFWSPSCAPCRVVSPILADLALELKDVHFGAVNATTELKTRFSHQVNGLPTVMVFKDGRPVDLLLGAHPARLYRRRITDAWATYG from the coding sequence ATGATCGAACTCGGAGACCACAATTTCGATCAGTGTATTCAGGAAGGGTTCTGGGTCGTCGATTTCTGGTCTCCCAGTTGTGCGCCCTGCCGGGTGGTCTCGCCGATCCTGGCGGACCTGGCCCTTGAGCTGAAAGACGTGCATTTCGGTGCGGTCAACGCCACCACTGAACTCAAGACCCGCTTCTCACATCAGGTCAATGGTCTGCCAACGGTGATGGTCTTTAAAGATGGCCGTCCTGTCGATCTTCTCCTGGGTGCCCATCCAGCGCGCCTGTATCGACGTCGGATCACCGACGCCTGGGCCACATACGGTTGA
- a CDS encoding helix-turn-helix domain-containing protein — protein MAKKATEKKSLLEWHRQSGLSVQEFADALGVTIQTASNYLNGRNEPGVVRAVRMAEVLKIRVEDVDWSADPKALDLPLMPEGEGVTPERLAIARVWISKGKTKTEVAKVLGISRQKLYDYIS, from the coding sequence ATGGCAAAAAAGGCGACGGAGAAAAAGAGCCTGTTGGAATGGCACCGGCAGAGCGGCCTGTCTGTGCAGGAATTTGCGGATGCGCTGGGCGTGACCATCCAGACGGCCAGCAATTACCTGAACGGGCGCAATGAACCTGGTGTGGTCCGGGCTGTCAGGATGGCCGAGGTCCTGAAGATACGCGTTGAGGACGTGGACTGGAGCGCCGATCCGAAGGCCTTGGACCTGCCCCTCATGCCTGAGGGCGAGGGGGTCACGCCGGAGCGCCTGGCCATCGCCCGCGTGTGGATCTCCAAGGGGAAGACGAAGACTGAGGTGGCAAAAGTACTGGGCATCAGCCGGCAGAAACTGTACGACTACATCTCCTGA
- a CDS encoding tyrosine-type recombinase/integrase translates to MTLFEALPAFEGYLLHEEGLSPATVRQYRADTEKLANWLLTESEHLTSWEQIGARELRIYMQQGRPAPARARRLVSSWKKLWKYLEDVEKRPMQRGPGELKSPKLPSKLPQPLSQEELSRLLTAARENPSENKGLRDWAILAFLYGTGLRVSEALNLKLSDVEHQGGDPLPTAVRVVAKGNEERLIPLSAIAQRALYQWLRVRRVQAKGSSALVFVHLPSEKALPVRTVQAMMHRVAKRANVPAARATPHKLRHTFATNLVNVGRSLEEVQEALGHKNSNVTRRYAKLNRSRLKAAADALPDVE, encoded by the coding sequence GTGACGCTCTTTGAGGCCCTGCCCGCCTTTGAAGGCTACCTACTACACGAAGAGGGCCTGAGCCCTGCCACGGTGCGGCAGTACCGCGCGGATACTGAGAAACTGGCCAACTGGCTGCTGACGGAATCTGAGCACCTGACGAGCTGGGAGCAGATCGGGGCCAGGGAACTGCGGATCTATATGCAGCAGGGCCGCCCCGCTCCTGCCAGGGCCAGGCGCCTGGTCTCCAGCTGGAAGAAGCTATGGAAGTATCTAGAAGACGTGGAGAAACGTCCCATGCAGCGCGGCCCGGGGGAACTGAAAAGCCCCAAGTTGCCGTCGAAGCTGCCCCAACCGCTGAGCCAAGAAGAACTGTCACGGCTCTTGACGGCCGCCCGCGAGAACCCGAGCGAAAACAAGGGTCTGAGAGACTGGGCCATCCTGGCCTTCCTCTACGGCACCGGCTTGCGCGTCAGTGAGGCGCTGAATCTCAAGCTCAGCGACGTGGAACACCAGGGCGGTGATCCTCTCCCCACAGCCGTTCGGGTGGTGGCTAAGGGCAACGAGGAACGGCTGATTCCCCTCAGTGCTATTGCGCAGCGGGCCCTGTACCAGTGGCTCCGGGTCCGGCGTGTACAGGCCAAGGGCAGCAGCGCCCTGGTGTTCGTGCACCTGCCGAGTGAGAAGGCTCTACCCGTAAGAACCGTGCAGGCCATGATGCACCGGGTGGCGAAACGGGCCAACGTACCAGCAGCGCGGGCCACGCCCCACAAGCTGCGGCATACCTTCGCCACCAACCTGGTGAACGTGGGCCGCTCACTGGAGGAAGTGCAGGAAGCACTTGGCCATAAAAACAGCAACGTGACCCGGCGGTATGCAAAGCTGAACCGCTCTCGGTTGAAGGCAGCGGCGGATGCCCTGCCAGATGTGGAATGA
- a CDS encoding antitoxin VbhA family protein, with translation MTTIEPRPVITDAEKARRAKSVHSIRRSQQIEGGDISPFAQALSEQYIAGELTPAQMRERLLKHHGVTVK, from the coding sequence ATGACCACGATTGAACCCCGCCCTGTGATCACCGACGCCGAGAAAGCGCGCCGGGCCAAGAGCGTTCACAGCATCCGCCGGTCCCAGCAGATCGAAGGCGGCGACATCAGCCCCTTCGCGCAAGCGCTCAGTGAGCAGTACATTGCCGGAGAGTTGACCCCGGCGCAGATGCGCGAGCGACTTCTGAAACATCATGGCGTCACTGTGAAATGA
- a CDS encoding Fic/DOC family protein, with the protein MPKPFAFFSFDNGVPKNRLGLDNAEALALVERDLTFTRMAEIHEGSAPEATRGTFDLEHLRAIHQHIFQDVYEWAGTTRNHTLRVEGQQVEPPASMYKDDGRLPLRFVPSRLVESSLNATFDALREQNHLQGLSREEFAERAAVAFAHINDAHPFMEGNGRTQREFISQLAEQAGHSLNFDVVSAERMSIVSYEARAGDLGGMRRLFQEISDPTRVAVLGHAQEVLSARHFDWQSTYITTAIPGEHYSGVKAFHDPDTLIIREDREFILVAQSGDVPPQGVRVDFTASPYPQPDVQAQLQTEPVTLKGLSLEDFAVAAARRLAATVQGGDLSPTQVRETARELAQAGERKVNLNVITEERLGRDVQAARQGQVQGFERMFQEAGHPPTVQLMQRAMHSLELQGRDPQGLYLTAAQPGQQYEGRVETRNVRAAVIADSEGRHLVTHPASLKGAVELEHGRVQFTAQDGQRNQMQMEL; encoded by the coding sequence ATGCCCAAGCCGTTCGCGTTCTTCTCTTTCGACAACGGTGTTCCCAAGAACCGCCTCGGCCTGGACAACGCCGAGGCGCTTGCCTTGGTCGAACGCGACCTGACTTTCACCCGCATGGCCGAGATCCATGAGGGCAGCGCACCCGAGGCCACGCGCGGCACCTTCGACTTAGAGCACCTGAGGGCCATCCACCAACACATCTTCCAAGACGTGTACGAGTGGGCTGGGACCACCCGAAATCACACGCTCAGAGTTGAGGGTCAGCAGGTCGAGCCGCCTGCCAGCATGTACAAGGACGATGGGCGGTTGCCGCTCCGTTTCGTGCCCAGCCGACTGGTCGAGAGCAGCCTGAATGCCACGTTCGATGCCCTGCGCGAACAGAACCATCTCCAGGGCCTATCCCGCGAGGAATTTGCAGAGCGGGCGGCCGTGGCGTTCGCCCATATCAACGACGCGCACCCCTTCATGGAAGGGAATGGGCGCACACAACGTGAATTTATATCTCAGCTTGCCGAGCAGGCCGGGCATTCTCTGAACTTCGATGTGGTCAGCGCGGAGCGCATGAGCATCGTCAGTTATGAGGCGCGGGCTGGAGACCTCGGTGGGATGCGGCGACTCTTTCAGGAGATCAGCGATCCGACGCGCGTGGCGGTCCTCGGTCATGCCCAGGAAGTGCTGAGTGCGCGCCATTTCGACTGGCAGTCAACGTACATCACCACGGCGATCCCCGGAGAGCACTACAGCGGCGTGAAGGCCTTTCACGACCCGGACACCCTCATCATCCGGGAAGACCGAGAGTTCATCCTCGTTGCCCAGTCCGGCGACGTGCCGCCCCAGGGCGTGCGGGTGGACTTCACCGCCAGCCCGTACCCACAGCCGGACGTGCAGGCCCAGCTACAGACTGAGCCAGTGACGCTGAAGGGCCTGTCTCTGGAGGACTTTGCGGTGGCCGCCGCGCGGCGTCTGGCGGCGACGGTGCAGGGAGGTGACCTCTCCCCCACCCAGGTGCGCGAGACCGCGCGTGAACTGGCTCAGGCAGGCGAGCGCAAGGTGAACCTGAACGTCATCACCGAGGAGCGCTTAGGCCGTGACGTGCAGGCCGCCCGGCAAGGGCAGGTGCAGGGGTTTGAGCGGATGTTCCAGGAAGCCGGGCACCCGCCCACGGTGCAGCTGATGCAGCGGGCCATGCACAGCCTGGAGCTGCAAGGCCGGGACCCGCAGGGACTGTACCTAACGGCTGCACAGCCGGGCCAGCAGTACGAGGGCCGAGTAGAAACCCGGAACGTCAGGGCGGCCGTCATTGCGGACAGCGAGGGACGCCACCTCGTGACCCACCCGGCCAGCTTGAAGGGGGCGGTGGAATTGGAGCATGGGCGCGTGCAGTTCACCGCCCAGGATGGACAGCGCAATCAGATGCAGATGGAGCTGTAG
- a CDS encoding class I SAM-dependent DNA methyltransferase produces MLTWNEIRTRAAQFAERWADTTKENAEAQTFWNEFLAVYGVDRRRVAAFERKVKGLEKGSGRGRIDLLWPGLFMAEHKSKGRDLGEAITQALDYVQVLETHERPQWIAVSDFGQIRLQDVTTGQAEQFPLSDLPGQVERFAFLIGKQLRHQREADPVNVKAAQQMGKLHNLLEDSGYTGHALEVLLVRLLFLLFGDNTGLWDERGLFYDLLADHTRSDGEDTGSVLGRLFQVLDTPNDRRQVNLPDWLNAFPYVNGELFKERIDLADFSPKMREMLLDACTLDWGAVSPAIFGSMFQAVMDETERRNLGAHYTSETNILKALGPLFLDDLHAQLEAARGSRAKLQHFLDFLPRLRFLDPACGSGNFLLLTFRELRRLELDALLEYLKGQNIFDVKSHLRVNVGQFYGIEYDEFPAQIARVAMWLADHQANIEASRKLGQNFVNLPLNQAAHIHHGDALDVDWLTHLNLEAGAGEVRGVYVLGNPPFIGASLMTPAQRQQLLTLFHNVHNATELDYVAGWHIKAAKLMNTLSRQWPQIETKTALVSTNSIVQGEQVAPLWSSLLRDQKQVITAAHQTFQWSNDAPGQAAVHCVITQFQPAETAPASRLLFTYSNPKAAPIQQAAKFINAYLVDGPDVIVTKRSAPFPHSSHRMSYGNKPTDNGHLIFQTREEYDTFLREEPSAAPFIKPMLDAHDFINGKTRWCLWLPQADPAELRRLPKVMERVQKVREFRLRSTAAPTRKTAETPTKFFYVSHPNGPYVAMPRHTSANREYIPLGYLDEHTVINDAMCLVADADLFLFGVMQSRLHMAWMRLVSGRLKSDYRYSPQVTYNTFPWPDRAALTAKQVQAVEKAAQQVLNARTSHPDSTLADLYDPLTMPGDLRAAHNALDRAVDAVYGLSASSTEVQRLALLLKRYQELVPTLESQARPARWSRK; encoded by the coding sequence ATGCTCACCTGGAATGAAATCCGCACCCGCGCTGCGCAGTTCGCCGAGAGGTGGGCGGACACCACCAAAGAAAATGCTGAGGCCCAAACCTTCTGGAATGAATTTCTCGCGGTGTACGGTGTGGATCGCCGCCGCGTGGCGGCGTTCGAGCGCAAGGTCAAAGGGCTGGAGAAGGGCAGTGGCCGCGGGCGCATTGACCTCCTGTGGCCTGGCCTATTCATGGCGGAACATAAGAGCAAAGGGCGCGATCTGGGTGAGGCGATCACGCAGGCCCTGGATTACGTACAGGTCCTGGAAACGCATGAACGCCCGCAGTGGATTGCCGTCTCTGACTTCGGGCAGATCCGCCTGCAGGACGTGACCACCGGACAGGCAGAGCAGTTCCCGCTGTCCGACCTGCCCGGGCAGGTGGAGCGCTTTGCTTTCCTGATCGGCAAGCAACTCCGTCACCAGCGCGAGGCGGACCCGGTGAACGTTAAAGCCGCGCAGCAGATGGGCAAGCTCCACAACCTGCTGGAAGACAGCGGTTACACCGGCCACGCCCTGGAAGTGCTGCTCGTGCGCCTGCTCTTCCTGCTATTCGGGGATAACACGGGCCTGTGGGATGAGCGTGGGCTGTTCTATGACTTGCTGGCCGACCACACCCGCAGCGACGGTGAGGACACAGGCAGCGTGCTGGGCCGGTTGTTTCAGGTGCTTGACACCCCGAATGACCGCCGGCAGGTCAACTTGCCCGATTGGCTCAATGCCTTTCCCTACGTCAACGGGGAGCTGTTCAAGGAACGGATTGACCTCGCGGACTTCTCGCCAAAGATGCGCGAGATGCTGCTGGACGCCTGCACCCTGGACTGGGGGGCAGTCTCTCCAGCAATCTTCGGCAGCATGTTTCAAGCGGTCATGGACGAGACCGAGCGGCGCAACCTGGGCGCGCACTACACGTCCGAAACGAACATTCTCAAAGCGCTCGGTCCGCTCTTCCTGGATGACCTGCACGCGCAGCTGGAAGCCGCCCGTGGCAGCAGAGCAAAATTGCAGCATTTCCTGGACTTCCTGCCTCGCTTGCGTTTCCTGGACCCGGCGTGTGGCTCTGGTAACTTCTTGCTGCTCACGTTCCGGGAACTGCGACGCCTGGAGCTCGACGCGCTCCTGGAGTACCTGAAAGGGCAGAACATCTTCGACGTGAAATCGCACCTGCGGGTGAACGTGGGGCAGTTCTACGGCATCGAGTACGACGAGTTCCCTGCGCAGATTGCCCGCGTGGCCATGTGGTTGGCTGACCACCAGGCGAATATTGAGGCCAGTCGGAAACTTGGGCAAAACTTCGTGAACCTGCCGCTGAATCAGGCGGCGCATATTCACCATGGCGACGCCCTGGACGTGGACTGGCTAACGCATTTGAACCTGGAGGCCGGGGCTGGGGAGGTGCGGGGCGTTTACGTCCTGGGCAATCCGCCCTTTATCGGAGCGAGCCTGATGACGCCCGCGCAGCGGCAACAGCTCCTGACCCTGTTCCACAACGTTCACAACGCGACGGAGCTGGACTACGTGGCTGGCTGGCACATCAAGGCCGCCAAGCTGATGAACACGCTCTCCCGCCAATGGCCACAGATCGAGACGAAAACGGCCCTCGTATCGACGAATAGCATCGTGCAAGGGGAACAGGTTGCCCCCTTATGGTCCAGTCTGCTGCGAGACCAGAAACAAGTCATCACGGCCGCCCACCAGACCTTCCAATGGAGCAACGATGCCCCAGGACAGGCCGCTGTGCACTGTGTTATTACGCAGTTCCAGCCTGCGGAGACGGCCCCGGCAAGCCGCCTGCTGTTCACTTACAGCAATCCGAAGGCGGCACCGATCCAGCAGGCAGCGAAGTTCATCAATGCCTATTTGGTGGACGGTCCAGACGTCATTGTGACGAAGCGGAGTGCTCCGTTTCCTCATAGCTCCCACCGCATGAGCTACGGAAACAAACCCACGGATAACGGCCACCTGATTTTCCAGACACGTGAGGAGTACGACACGTTCCTGAGGGAAGAACCCAGCGCGGCGCCGTTTATCAAGCCGATGCTGGACGCGCACGACTTCATCAATGGCAAAACCCGCTGGTGCCTCTGGCTCCCGCAGGCGGACCCAGCGGAGCTCCGTCGACTCCCGAAAGTGATGGAGCGCGTGCAGAAGGTCAGAGAATTTCGCCTACGAAGTACCGCCGCCCCTACCCGTAAAACCGCCGAGACCCCCACGAAGTTCTTTTACGTGTCCCATCCCAATGGTCCTTACGTGGCCATGCCCCGGCACACGAGCGCAAACCGGGAATACATTCCCCTCGGCTATCTTGACGAGCACACCGTCATCAACGATGCCATGTGCCTGGTGGCGGACGCTGACCTGTTTCTGTTCGGCGTCATGCAAAGCCGCCTTCACATGGCCTGGATGCGGCTGGTCAGTGGGCGCCTCAAGAGCGACTACCGGTACTCTCCTCAGGTGACGTACAACACCTTCCCCTGGCCGGACCGGGCAGCGCTCACGGCTAAGCAGGTGCAGGCCGTGGAAAAGGCCGCTCAGCAGGTTCTGAATGCCCGGACCAGTCACCCGGACAGCACCCTGGCCGACCTCTATGACCCGTTAACCATGCCAGGCGATTTGAGGGCTGCCCACAATGCTCTTGATCGCGCTGTGGACGCCGTGTATGGCCTCAGTGCCAGCAGCACAGAAGTGCAACGTCTCGCCTTGCTGCTGAAGCGGTATCAGGAACTGGTGCCCACGCTCGAGAGTCAGGCCAGGCCTGCCCGCTGGTCCAGGAAGTAG